One Mycoplasma wenyonii str. Massachusetts DNA window includes the following coding sequences:
- a CDS encoding adenylosuccinate synthase encodes MTLNNKLSALIGLQFGDEGKGKIVDLLSSSYDYVVRYQGGDNAGHTIYHKGEKCVLRSIPSGIFNTSAIIAPGVTVNPFLLLEEIASLEKLLGSSLKGKLFIALQANVIFDFHIEWDKLCEHLRGGSKIGSTLRGIGPTYADKSARLGLKFFDLFNKEGMKGRLEMNLKLKNPIFEKYGFQVFDSEELSERYSQVAEKLRDYFINYYSFSAQELANNKSFLLEGSQGMLLDIDLGTYPFVTSSNISSSIYHGAYLPVNSLGKIIGACKIYTSRVGSGPLPTEFKEGEKEIEEIIREKGREYGSNTARPRRLGWLDLNALRYSINLAGVTELSLSLVDVFSKSNFPSFKVCTGYRGKDNQSISFSEVISGMYPEEDLTLLYKEFSCWEEDYSKITKFSDFSQEFRNFIEFLESELGIKISIISFGKNKEDHVFR; translated from the coding sequence TTGACTTTGAATAACAAACTTTCAGCTTTAATTGGTCTCCAATTCGGGGATGAAGGGAAAGGTAAGATAGTAGATTTACTCTCCTCTTCCTATGACTATGTAGTTAGATATCAAGGAGGAGACAATGCAGGACATACTATTTACCACAAAGGAGAAAAGTGTGTATTAAGAAGCATTCCTTCAGGAATATTCAATACTTCAGCTATTATTGCCCCCGGAGTAACAGTTAATCCCTTTCTATTACTAGAAGAGATTGCTAGTTTAGAAAAACTATTAGGTAGTAGTCTAAAAGGTAAGCTATTTATCGCTCTACAAGCTAATGTGATATTTGACTTTCACATAGAGTGAGACAAATTATGTGAACACTTAAGAGGAGGTTCTAAGATAGGAAGCACCTTAAGAGGAATAGGTCCTACTTATGCAGATAAGAGTGCTAGATTAGGACTTAAGTTTTTTGATTTATTCAACAAAGAAGGAATGAAGGGGAGATTAGAGATGAATCTAAAACTTAAGAATCCTATATTTGAGAAATATGGTTTTCAAGTATTTGATTCAGAAGAGTTAAGTGAGAGATATTCGCAAGTAGCAGAAAAACTAAGAGATTACTTTATTAACTACTATTCTTTTAGTGCTCAAGAACTAGCAAATAACAAGTCTTTCTTATTAGAGGGAAGTCAAGGAATGTTATTAGATATTGACTTAGGTACTTATCCATTCGTTACTTCTTCTAATATCTCAAGCTCAATCTATCACGGAGCTTATTTGCCTGTAAATTCTCTAGGAAAAATAATAGGTGCTTGCAAGATCTATACCTCTAGAGTAGGATCTGGGCCTTTACCTACTGAATTTAAAGAAGGGGAAAAGGAGATAGAAGAAATTATTAGAGAAAAAGGAAGAGAGTATGGTTCTAATACAGCAAGACCTAGAAGATTAGGTTGACTAGATCTAAATGCCTTGAGATATTCAATTAATCTTGCTGGAGTAACTGAACTCTCTTTATCCTTAGTAGATGTATTTTCTAAATCTAACTTTCCTAGCTTTAAGGTTTGTACAGGTTACAGGGGAAAAGATAATCAAAGCATTAGTTTCTCAGAGGTTATTTCAGGAATGTATCCAGAAGAAGACTTAACTCTTCTATATAAAGAATTTAGTTGTTGAGAAGAGGATTACTCTAAGATAACTAAGTTTTCTGATTTCTCACAAGAGTTCAGAAACTTTATAGAGTTTTTAGAATCTGAATTAGGTATCAAAATTTCTATTATTTCATTTGGTAAGAATAAAGAAGATCATGTATTCAGATAG
- a CDS encoding 30S ribosomal protein S15 has product MTTEFSCGHHVYQLRECWKRIQKLQQHLKKNKKDYYSKLALAKLLSKRRKFLNYLKRTSPEQYKLALKESTNN; this is encoded by the coding sequence ATGACTACAGAATTTAGTTGTGGTCATCATGTATACCAGCTAAGAGAGTGTTGAAAGAGAATTCAAAAACTACAACAACACCTTAAGAAGAATAAGAAAGATTACTATAGTAAGTTAGCTTTAGCTAAATTACTTTCTAAGAGAAGAAAGTTTCTTAACTATCTAAAGAGAACCTCCCCAGAGCAATATAAACTAGCACTTAAAGAAAGTACTAATAATTAG